The Syntrophobotulus glycolicus DSM 8271 DNA window CGCCGCCGAATTTAGAAGATACGATAAGTATGCGAGGCTCAAACAAATAATTTCCCTCCAAATATAGAAATAATTATTGCTTTTTATATTATAACTGGACAACTATGATTTTTCTTCTTTTTTACATTATATTTTTACATTTATTTTTACAATTTGTTGAAAAAAACCCCATTCACGCGACAGTGAAATGAGGTTTCCTTGACCAATCCGTCCTCTTCTTATAGTGGTTCCCAATTTTCCTTAAACTAAAACATATCGATAAACAAAAACATAATGAGACAGACTGCCTGCCAGAATGAATAAATGAAATATTTCATGGAACCCCAGCTTAAAGACACACAATCTTTTCGGCTTCAGGGCGTAAAAGACTGAGCCCGCGGAATAAAACAGGCCTCCTAAAACCAGCAGGAAGACCCCTTTACCGGGCAGAGCCTGAGACAGGGGGAAAATGAAACCTGCGGCAATCCAGCCTAAAACCAGGTAGAAAGAAGTATACAACCAGCGGGGAGCGTCCAGCCAGACCAGCTTTAAGATTATTCCGATAAGGCTGAGACTCCAAATCGTGATTAAAAGGCCCATGCCCAGCCGGCCATGGAGGGTAACAAGGCATACAGGTGTATAGGTCCCGGCGATTAATACATAGATCATGCAGTGATCCACCTTGCGTAATCCGCGGATCACCCTTTCCCGGGATTTTACACTGTGATAAACAGTTGAGGCAGTATACAGGCAAATCAGGCTTAAACCAAAAATCAGGGCCCCGGTAATCTGCCTCCAGCTACCGGAATCAGCCGTATGAACGATTAAGAAAACCAAACCTGTCAGAGATAGTATCGCACCTGTTAAATGAGACATCGCATTGATTGGCTCCCTGATTCTCGCAAGCATTTGTTAACCTCCTAAATATTCTTGTAATTATATAGTTTTTAAAACTATATACCAGTATATCCATATTATAACTTGTTGTAAACCTCGGCGCAATAGATCTGACGTTAAACGACATCATCATTTAAAAATAGTTCCCGTTTTTTATTTGACGAAATGTTTAATTCAATGATTTTTTGTACTACAATATGAAAATAAGGATTTAGACCGGAGGAAATAAAATGCCCCACAAAGAACTGAAAGACTCGGATATTCCTAATATAGATGTTTACATGGATCAGCTGATCAGCTTTTTTGAAGAGTATCTTGATTCCTACAGAAGAGATCCTAAAGAAAAAGTCCTAACTAAAACCATGGTTAATAATTATGTTAAAAACGGAGTCATGGAGAAACCTACTAAAAGAAAATACAATAAAAATCAGTTAAAGTCTTTATTTATTATTTATCATCTTAAGCAAGTATTATCCCTTCAGGATATTAAAAGTTTTTTTGAGCTTTCTGATTCCATTTATCGCAAAGATGATTTATTCCAAAACTTCCTCGATGCACAAAACAAGGCATCTCAGGATATGGATACCCTTTTAAAAAACACGGAAAACGGAGACCCGAGGGCCATCACCGAAATGATCCTCCACCTGGCTGTCGAGGCTTTTGCCCGCAAACGCCTGGCGGAGAAGCTGATTGATGACATGAATAATCAAAAGCAGACGGAAAACTGAAAGCATTTCTGATGATCAGACATGCTTTCAGATCCTCTCCATCTGCTCTGGCTCTATCGCCGAAATTAAACGGTCTTCATCAATAGGCTTTAGTTTGAACCCATACTGTCTGTATAATCCTTCAAGTCATAAAGCTGAGCGGAGCTTCTGCTCCCCGTATCATTCCCCGCCGACACCGGTTTCCCATTTTCGCTGACCCAGCTCATGATCTCACTGTTGGATCTTCCCCCTCTGTTCCCAGCCATGACATATCTGATTTCCCCTTCAGCCGCCAAAGCTTTGAATTCTTCCAAAGTCAGGGGGCTGTTGTTCCCTAAGAAACCGCCCAGACACATTACGGGCTCTCCGGTCTGAATGATGATATCAGCACAATCATTTGCAGAAGAAACCACAAGAAGATATTTCTGATTGGCTGTTTTATTCTCCTGCAAGAACTCGATCAAAACGGAATTTGCGTTATTTTCATTGATTCTCGCATTGTTCCCATTATTATTGACAGAAGTATTTGTACGATAAAATGATTTAGCCTGTGATAACAATTCTAAACCGGCAGCAGGGAAAGAGCCCCCGCTTCCGGAAAATATTGCTGCCGCTGATCCCACCAACGGCGTGATCAGGATTCCTGTCAAGGCTAAACCGGCCAAAGCTTTCCAGAGCTTATTTTTTTTGTTGCCTCTGTCAGCATCGCTTTCACCTCGAACATCATCATCGTGTTCCTGTTTCTTTCTGAGGTTGATTAAGCCCAAGAGCGCCGAAGAACCGCAACAGGCCAGGGCAACTATCCCCATCAGGATTTTGACAAGATAGCCTGAATCAATAAAATAGCTCAGCATCAGGATGTGCACAGCTCCCGACACAAATAAAGCCGAAGGGAGCAGCCATGATTTCCAGCCTCCCTCTTGATACTGTTCCCACATGGAAGCCATTCCGATACCCGCCAAAGCAGCTGCCGGCGCGGCCATCATCGTCAGGTAATAGGAATGCCAGGTACCTGTGTTATAGCTGAAATAAACAAATTCCGGCAGGAACCACATCAGCCACAAGGCCAAAGCCTGCTTTCTCCGGGTATTCAATCCTGTCCTGAATTTTTCATTGAGGGCGGCCGCAATGAAGCCAAACAGGGCCAGCGGAATAAACCACACGATCTGGTCAGAAAGAATATTTTTGGAGAATAACCTGGACAATCCCGCTGCCGTCTGTCCCCCAAAGCTGCCCGCGAGCCCGCCGCCGGCACCTCTGCCAGCACCGCCGCCAGGCATCATCCCGCCGCCCTGTCCCCCGCCTCCCTGCATCCCTGCAGGCGGCTGTGTGCTCTCACCCTCATTTCCGCTTGTCTCCCGGCCCCTCATCTGCCTGTCATCATTAGTCCCCCCGAAACCGGGACCCCCGCCGGGACCCCGTCCGGAGCCTTTGCTGTCTCCTATTATTCCCGCGATATTAATTCTTTCCAGGCCATTATGTCCGGTGATCAGTTCCATAACCGTATTATTGGTGCTGCTGTCAATATACGGCCTCTGGTTTGCCGGTACAGCATCAACGATCAGGGCCCAGGAAAGAGAGACAACGAGAAGCACCGCGGTTCCTGCCGTCAGATGAAGGATTCTTTTTGGCAAAGAAATTGAGGTAGAAAATAAATAGGTTCCATACAAGGCCGGTAAAATCAAATAGGCCTGAAGCATCTTGATATTAAAACCAAGCCCGACCAGGACCATAGCCGCGATCAGGTATTTGAGCCTGCCTTTTTCAGCCGCGACGGAAACGGCCCAGCAAGCCAGCAACAGAAAGAAAACCAGCATATTATCCACGGTGTTATTTCTGCTTACCGCCACAAAAACAGGCGTCACTGCCAGAAATAAGGCCGAGACCAACCCTGCCGCACTGCCAAAAGACCTTTTGACCAGATGGTACAAAACGATGACTGAAAGCACTCCGGCCAGCGCCTGCGGCAATAAGATACTCCAACCGCTAAACCCGAATATCTTTGCCGAAACAGCCTGAAACCAATATCCCAGAGGCGGTTTGTCGATCGTGACAAAACCGGAGGGGTCAAACGATACAAAAAAGAAGTTTTTCAGATTTAATGTCATGCTTTTCACTGCTGCCGCATAATATGAATTTGCATAACCTTCCTTGCTCAAATTTGTAAAATTAAGAACTGCTGACAACAAAGAAATTAAAAACATGGCCAGTGTTTCTTTGGTCATCTTTTTTTTCATATAGATTCTCCTTTTGATCAAAATCAGCCTGCTCCGGAGAACATTAATTGATTTGAATATCCTATTGAATTAATATACCAAACTACAATAAAAATTTTCTGAATAGCTCCTGAATATTTGCTGAAAAGACTTGAAAATTTTCTTCCATCCTTCATCATCTCTTTTCATTGCGATCATACGTATAAATACACATTCATCTTTACACACGTGTTAACACGTGCTAAAATATTATCAAAAAGAGGGAACAGTAAATGAAAACAGACGAACTGCTCAAGCTCCTAGCACAAAACAACATAAAAATAAAAAGGAAAGAGCAAAAGGTACACTGAACAATATTCTAAAAGACGCGGGATTTGAAATAAGATTCCGTATCTCTCTCAATATAGTTTGAAAGGAGATTCTAATTATGGCTAAATATCTATTTCCCGCAGTTTTTACGCCTGAACCCAACGGCGCCCATTCAATCAATTTTCCCGATATCGAAGGCTGCTATACTCAAGGGGATAACTTGCAAGATGCCTATGAAATGGCTGAGGATGTCTTGTGTTTGCTCCTGTATGATCTCGAGGAATCTAAAGAACCCATTCCCGCCCCTTCAAATCCAACCGATATTGCTTTCGTGCAAGGATCTTTCGTAAGTTTAATTGGAGTTGATACTCTCGAATACAGAAAATTTCATGACAACAAAGCGGTTAAGAAAACACTTACCCTTCCTCAATGGCTAAATACCATTGCAGAAGAAAAGAACGTAAATTTTTCTCAGGTTCTGCAAAACGCTTTAAAGGATCATTTAGGTATTCAATAAGCTCAACAAAAAATAAATCCAGGGATCTAATCATTAAATATGCAAAAGATTATCTTTCATTGATTGATAAATAACCCGATCCAGTGATATAATAGATCAGAATCATTGATGCTGATTAAGGTTTTTACCTTAAACGCTGATTCTATGCGGGAGTGGCGGAATTGGCAGACGCACTGGATTTAGGTTCCAGCGGGAAACCGTGGGGGTTCAAGTCCCTTCTCCCGCACCACAATTTGTCCGAAAACCCGCTGTTCAAGCGGGTTTTAGAGTTTCCTAAGCAACATTTTAACAGTTATTTAACTGTTTTTTTTATTTGCAGACTAAAAGTATAAAAAAAAGAAGGCCATTAAGCCTTCATTGCTTCCACCAATCTTTTCGTTCCCACCATATTGATGGCCCTTTTTAAATTGTATGCAAGGAAACTGAGCCCCAGCTCGCCTGTGGCTTTTTCTATGCCCTTGCATAATAGATTTAGAGTAATATTATTACTTCTTAACTGTTCGAATTGCACCCATAGGACAATAACTTACACATTTTCCACATTCAGTACATTTGGCCGCATCTACAGTTGGAGCTTTGTATCCTTGTTGCTTTAAAGCTCCGACTGGACATACCCTAATAGACGGACACGGATGGTTTTGAGGACACCTATTCTTTTCAACTATAATTGCCATTACAAACAACTCCTTATAAAACAGAATGTTATTATACCCAGTAGGGGTATTGTAGCATTCTGTTTTATAAGAATCAATATATAGCTTTACAACAATTTCATTTGCCTATCTCCCTAGAAGGTATGCCTTTTTGAAATTTTAATGTCCCCCACATTCACCATGATGTTGATGTTGATGGCAAACAGAGCCTGTTGATTGAAGCTGGCCTTGTAAATATTGTTCGACTGCAATTTTGGCATTACCTCTTACACCTGTAATGATTTCAATGTTTTTTTCAGTAAATATTTCGATAGCCCCGGCTCCCATCCCGCCGGCAATAATAACGTTTACTCCAATATCATTTAAGAAGTTAGGTAAAAAACCTGGACGATGACCTGGGTTTTGTACTGCCTCACTTTTAAGGATCTGCTCTTTTTCTGTATCAAAAATAAAGAAACTATCACAATGTCCAAAATGTTCCGAGACCATTGGACCCTCACTCGCTACTGCTATTTTCATTTTCATTTCCCCCTAATCTTTCTAATATTTTCGCTGCATTATCAAGCAAGCTGCCTTCATAAAATTCAATCATTCCTTTATCACAAGCTCCTGCAATTTGGGGATCTATAGGCAGTTTGGCCAGTACAGGCAGTTGCTCTTGAGCAGCTACTCTATCAATAGAGCTTTCTCCGAATATCTGGTAGGTATTGCCGCAATCCGGGCACTTGAAATATGCGAGGTTTTCTACCAAACCAATGATTGGAATGTTCATGGTTTTAGCCATATTTACCGCTTTTGTGACAATCATAGAAACTAACTCCTGTGGTGAGGCAACTACTATAATTCCATCGAGTGGAATGGATTGAAATACAGTCAGCGGCACGTCACCCGTTCCAGGAGGCATATCAATGAACATGAAATCAATATCTGTCCAGATGACATCCGACCAAAACTGTTTAACAACACCGCCCAATATAGGACCGCGCCATATTACAGCGTCTGATTCTCTTGGTAATAATAAATTGGTAGACATGATCTCTATTCCGGTCTTACTTGTGGCAGGAAATAGACCAAACTCGTCTCCTGCGGCCTTCTCCGTAATACCAAAAGCTTTTGGTATTGATGGACCGGTAATATCAGCATCAAGAATTGCGGTATGATAGCCTTTTCGGTTCATTGTTACTGCCAGCAGAGAAGTTACTAAGGATTTGCCCACACCTCCTTTGCCGCTAACAATGCCGATTACTTTTTTGACGTTGCTCATTTCATGCAATTTTTCGCTGAAATCCGTCTCTTCTTTTCTTTCACTGCATTGTTCGCTGCAAGAATTACAATTTTGGCTGCAGTTTTCACTCATTTTTTGCCCTCTATTGTTAATATTCTACATTTATACCATTCCGGGATCACACTTGATTGGAGTACTTTTCTTTGCTGATAAGAAACAGGATTGTCTTTTGAAAAACTTCGCTAACGGCATGACCGGCAAGACAATCCAAGTCTACTATACTTTGCCCGTTATTGATTGCTTTAACAACAGCACTATCAAAAGGAATCTTGCCCATAACAGGGATATTTTGCTCCCGGCACAAAGCTATAATCTTGTTGGTAAGGATCTCATTGGTGTCATACTTATTAATGCAGACACCTATTTTGGGTCCAAAGCTTTGTGCAGTTTTAATTATTCTTTCCATATCACTCAGACCGGAAAGTGATGGTTCTGCAACAATGAGTACCAAGTTTGCACCGCTTATTGAAGCGATTACCGGACAGCCTATCCCGGGAGATCCGTCTATGATTGCCAGATCAACGTTATTGGCATTTTGGAATAATTGTTTTTTAACTTCGGTAACAAGTTTACCAGACGTCCCGCTGCCCATTTTTAACTGAGCCGTAGAAAAAACAGCTTCACCCATATACAGTCTCAGTTCTCCGGCTTTATCCGGCTGAAGAGAAATGGCCTGAACCGGACAAAAAGCTTCACATACCCCACAACCTTCACATTCATAACAACTTACTTCGTATTGGCTGTTATTCTTTTTTATAGCATTAAAGCGGCAGTATTCCAAACAAAGCCCACACGAAATACATTTTCTATAATCTACAACTGCTTTCGGCATGCCAAAATAGTCCTTTTGTTTAGTCAATTTATGGTTTTGAGTTACGAGATGCAGATTTGGTGCATCGACATCACAATCGGCATAAGCTTTTGCCTTGGCTAGTTTAATAAAAGCACCGGTTATCGTTGTTTTCCCTGTGCCCCCTTTACCGCTAAGTATTAATAACTGTTTCATTACCTACCTCCTTAGTCACAGCAGATAATAAATTGCTGAATAATTCCCGGTACTTTTCTTTTTCCCTTATCACAATCAGCCCGTTGGAATTTAGGGTTCCTAATTCAGTGTCAAAGGGAATTTTCCCCAATATATTAATTTCGTTTTTTAGGCAAAAGTCCTCAGCAGGGTTGGCTTCGTCCAGGTATTTATTCAGTATCGCACCATGCGGTTTATTAAAGAGCTTGACTAAATCATGAACCATGCTTAGGTTATGAGCCCCGAATAACGTTGGTTCTGCTACCAGAATGCAATAATCGGCATCTTTTATGCTTTCCATAACAATGCATGCACTCCCCGGAGGGCAATCGATCAAAGTTAGTTCGTTGTCTTGGGAAATAGTTTGCAGTAGTCTTCGGACAATAGGAACTCCCGAAGGCTCCCCGGTATTTAGTATTCCAGTCAAAACCTGAACATTCTCGGATAACCCGCTTTGAATTAAACCTATACTTTGGTCTTTTTCTGTGATCGCTTTATTCAGGCATAGGAGTACACAGCCGTTACAAGAATGGCATATTTCATTAAAAACAATTACTTTGTTTTTGATATATGCAAGGGCGTTAAATTTGCAAAAATCCACACAAGTCCTACATCCATTACATAGATTGTGGTTGATTTCAGGGAGCTTAACCGGCACATTTTCTTCTTTTAGTTTCTCCGGTTTAAAAAACAAATGACCATTTGGTTCTTCAACATCGCAGTCAACATAGATGGAACTTTTGGCGACTGAAGCAAAATTAACAGATACTAAGGTCTTGCCGGCACCTCCCTTGCCGCTTAAGACAGCAATTTTCATTCTAATTCCCTCCGTGCTGGTGAAAACCCGGATGAATATTTTCCAGCAATTCCAGTTTTCCTTCAGCTAAGGCTTTTAGATTATTTTCCAGTGAATCATTTATAGTCCTATACATTTTTATCTCAGCAGCTTTTAATACATCTGCTGCATTCTCACCGCAACGTGGTGTGAGGAGAACATCCGCTCCCGAATCGGCAATTTTTTGTGCTGCCTTAATGCCAGCTCCGCCCTGATTGGCAATTGCGCTGTTGTCTATAAATTTGCTTTCATTTTTTCCCGTATCGTAAATAAGAAAATATGGAGCTCTGCCGAAGGAAAAGCAGATTTTTGCATCCATAGAATTACCTTCGACAGGTATTGCAATCTTCATCGCTCAACCCTCCTATTAAATAATTACTCGGTTTTTCTGCGTAATTACCGCCGCAAGAAATTAACAGGAGCGTCCTCCTGTAATTTTTTCTTTACTATTGACTATTAATTTGTTTATTAATTAAATTAAGTTTCTTTTCTAAAAATTCTTTTTGCTCAAAAAGCAATTCTTTTTTTGTTGAAGAAAAAGTCATATCATCAGTAATCTTTCTGCAAAATCCCTTTCTTCTGCCAGTATTCGCTCTGGTACATAACCCAAAACCATTGCCACTCATTGCTCCACGTCCCAATGGACCCGTTCCGTCTCTGCCAGGCATGAAATCACCTCCTTAGCCAAGTTATTGACATATGCCCTTTATGTTTTATATTATACTGCGTTTTGAACATATGTCAATAACTATAAATAAAAAAACGATGTACGAAAAAGTCATCGGTCCTGTAGATTTAGCATATTAAAATGTTTTTTAAACGAATATATAATTTGAAATATTTTCAATATTTTCCTTTAAGGAAATTTAATAACAGCTTATTGAATGACAATGGTGTAACAGAACTTTAGCCTGTTACACCATTTTTCATATTTATCCGATAATCAGGTTAAACTAAGAAGCCTGCGGACAAAAGCGTTTCAGGCCTAAAAGTGAAGCTGTGCCTGCAATTGTGATACCAAAATAAACAACCGGTTTTTTAATTGGAAGGAAGTTAACAATTGATTTGTTGCAGAGTGTACTTCCCGTGACTAAAAACAAATCTGCCCAAGTCTGAACCTCTTCGAGATCACAGATCCCATCCTCGACCACAATGCCGAACTTTTCTTTGCCGATGTTATCCTGATCCAAGTCAAAAATTCTCAGGCTGTATTTCTCGGATAATACCTCAGACATCGCAGGCTGCAGACCAAAAAGAGCAATCTTAGGATTCCCGTACTCTTTTTCGATCATTTCGACAAGCTCCAAGCTGCATTTCTTGGGGCCCTCATCTTTACAGTGAATCGTCCGGTCAGTCATTTTCAGCTCGCGCATAACTGCATTCAGAGCAGAAATAAAAACTGCCCGTTCAAAGTTTGTCTCAAGCGGCATCGTTGCCAGTTCCTTTAATTTTCCGGAATAAGTGTTAGACATATCTGTAAATGCTTGTCCGCAGGAGCAGCCGAAACACGCCTGCATCATTTTCTCCTTGCCCTTTTGAATTGGAAAATCATCTCTTTCAGGATTTCCGATCGCTTCCTGAAGTGTAAGTACGGAACAGGTAACTTCTACTATTTCCTCATTTAATCCGTTTTTATCAGCCAATTCCTTCAAGGCTCTTTGAAGCTTTAACAGTATAAATTCTGTTTGTTTTTCTTCCATTTTCTTTTCCCTCAGCATAAATTAATTTTTCCCGAGATATCATAGGTTTGCAATCAAATGAATGTCTTCAACATCAATTGATAAAGTTATCTCATCATGAGCTCTGGCAGAAATTCTTTCCCATTCATTCCGGGACAGTACCGCATGCCAGCAACCGTTCCCTCTACAGGTCAACCCTACATAAGAGCTGTTAATGATTACTTTCTCAATCAAAGCATTCCAGCTAATTTTCTTGGAATGGAAACAATCCTCCTTGGAAGATACCTGTATTTGCCCAGCCTGAAGCATAAGGAACAATTCATCAGACATATTTTCCGGAAGCAGATCCTCTGCCAAAGGCCCTGCTGACCAGTTCAGCTCTACATTTTCAAACCAATATGTCCCCTGGATTTTTTTAATTTTACCGCTCACAATGTTTTTATTTTGCAGAAAATCAGCTACCCAAAGGGAGTTTGGTTTGTTAAATACTGTTAAAGGGCTTCCCTGCTGCAAAATCTTCCCCTGATTCATAACAAGCACCTGGTCAGCCAGGTACATAGCATCTTTAAAATCATGGGTTACATGGATAATTCCCATACCTTCATTTTTATGGATATCCTGCAGCAAAGAGCGCAGGGCGTCCCGTTTTTGAGGGTCTAAGGCCGATAACGGCTCATCAAGCAGAAGAACCGGAGGGCAGACAAGAATAGCTCTTGCCAGCGAAACCCGCTGCTTCTCGCCTCCGCTTAAGGTAAGGGGGAAGCAATCCAGCAGGTGAGTAATGCCCATAGCTTCAGCCAACATGGATACTCTTTTGAGAGTACCATGTTCCTTGTGTTTTCTTCGCGCTTTTGCTGCAAATAATATATTTTCCTTTACAGTCAAAAAAGGATAAAGCAAACTATCCTGATAGGCAAATCCAAAACCCCGCATTTCCGGAGGCCAGGCAGAAATCTCCTCTCCTTGCAGAAACACCTTCCCTGATTTGGCTTTGCGCAAACCAGCCAGAGTTTCCAGCATGATCGTTTTTCCGCATCCGGTAGGTCCCAGAATAACAAGATAGTCTTTGCTTTCTAAAGAAAAAGTTATGTCTTGGAGCTTAAATCCTCCAGCCTGAACATTAAGATTTGATACTTCAAACAGAGGTGCTCTCATACCTTTTCCTCATTGTGTACAGCTATTTTTACAACAACTAAAAGAAGTGAAGCCAGGGAGAGCATAACAATAGCCGTTGATATGGCAAATTTTATCTCACCAATTGACATGTTTAAAAAGATAGCTACTGAGAGTGTTTCAGTCTTCATCCGCGTAATTCCTGCTAACATTGCCGTTGCACCAAATTCTCCGAGCGATCTTGCCCACGCCATCATTATCCCGCCAATAATACCCCCTTTAGCCAAAGGCAGGGATACTTTTAAAAAAACCTGAGCGGGTGAAAAACCTAAGGTCCTTGCTACATTTTCCATCCGCCTGTCTACTCCGTTGAATGCCTGCATAAAACTTTTGATGGCATAAGGAGCAGCAATAAACCATTGAGCGACTACTACCCCTAACGGAGTAAAAACAATATTGATTCCGGCCTTAGCTAACCTTTCTCCCAATACCGGGCCAAAACAAATAAGCAGCGCAATTCCGCTGACCAGCGGCGGCAGCACAATTGGAATGTCAACTAAGGTGTCAAATACAGCCCTGCCCGGAAAATTAAAGCGGGACAGAACATAGCCGCAGGGCAAGGCTGTCAGTACCGCAAAAAAGGCAGCTGTCAAAGAAGTCCATAGGGTAAACTTGATCGCAAAATGGAATTCCGGCTGTTTAACGACATTGACGATAGTTGCAAAATCACTATAAGTGCATAACCCAATGATAATAATTAGGAAGAATAAGCTTGTCAGTATAAAAGTCAGCCAAAATGACCCCAAAAATACATGTTTTTTCGCAGCCTTAAGCCATTTTAATTTTAAAGCCATATTTCTCAAAGACTTCCGGGCCATTTTCCTGAAGATATTTCAGAAAATCATTTGCTAAGTCTTTATTGGTCGTATAGACCAAGGAAGCAACAGGAACCTGGTCAATTGCATTTACTTTGGGGTCAATTTCAATAATATCAATTCTATCTTTATCTTTTTGGGTATTGCTAAATTCAACAATTCCAGCATTGCCTTGTCCCATCTCAATAGCAGCTAATACTTTTGCCGGACTTTCTACTACAGCAATAATATTTTTCTCAATTTCTTTGGTTTTACCAATCTTATTAAAGACTATATAAGCGGACTTTCCTATGGCGGTTGCATCCTTATCCGGAATAATCAGTTTAACATTCTGTTTAGCCAAATCCTCTACAGAAGATATCTGGGCTGGGTTTCCTTTGGGAGTAATAATCACTGGAGTGGTATATGCAATCGGACCGGCTACCTGATCAATTAATCCTTTCTGTTTACCCTGATCAATTGCAGCCATTCCGCCCGGTATGTAAATATCGCCTTTTTTAGTTGTCTCAATCTGATTTAGCAAGGTTCCCGAGTTGTTGAAATTGAGCTCAACTTTCACTCCAGTTTTTTGCTCATACGATGAAGC harbors:
- a CDS encoding ABC transporter ATP-binding protein encodes the protein MRAPLFEVSNLNVQAGGFKLQDITFSLESKDYLVILGPTGCGKTIMLETLAGLRKAKSGKVFLQGEEISAWPPEMRGFGFAYQDSLLYPFLTVKENILFAAKARRKHKEHGTLKRVSMLAEAMGITHLLDCFPLTLSGGEKQRVSLARAILVCPPVLLLDEPLSALDPQKRDALRSLLQDIHKNEGMGIIHVTHDFKDAMYLADQVLVMNQGKILQQGSPLTVFNKPNSLWVADFLQNKNIVSGKIKKIQGTYWFENVELNWSAGPLAEDLLPENMSDELFLMLQAGQIQVSSKEDCFHSKKISWNALIEKVIINSSYVGLTCRGNGCWHAVLSRNEWERISARAHDEITLSIDVEDIHLIANL
- a CDS encoding Rossmann-like domain-containing protein, which gives rise to MEEKQTEFILLKLQRALKELADKNGLNEEIVEVTCSVLTLQEAIGNPERDDFPIQKGKEKMMQACFGCSCGQAFTDMSNTYSGKLKELATMPLETNFERAVFISALNAVMRELKMTDRTIHCKDEGPKKCSLELVEMIEKEYGNPKIALFGLQPAMSEVLSEKYSLRIFDLDQDNIGKEKFGIVVEDGICDLEEVQTWADLFLVTGSTLCNKSIVNFLPIKKPVVYFGITIAGTASLLGLKRFCPQAS
- the modA gene encoding molybdate ABC transporter substrate-binding protein, coding for MLKKIGGFILIIVFCIGILGCSKEQNIQTSAQAKTLTAYVGANLKDPISELASSYEQKTGVKVELNFNNSGTLLNQIETTKKGDIYIPGGMAAIDQGKQKGLIDQVAGPIAYTTPVIITPKGNPAQISSVEDLAKQNVKLIIPDKDATAIGKSAYIVFNKIGKTKEIEKNIIAVVESPAKVLAAIEMGQGNAGIVEFSNTQKDKDRIDIIEIDPKVNAIDQVPVASLVYTTNKDLANDFLKYLQENGPEVFEKYGFKIKMA
- a CDS encoding ABC transporter permease, whose translation is MALKLKWLKAAKKHVFLGSFWLTFILTSLFFLIIIIGLCTYSDFATIVNVVKQPEFHFAIKFTLWTSLTAAFFAVLTALPCGYVLSRFNFPGRAVFDTLVDIPIVLPPLVSGIALLICFGPVLGERLAKAGINIVFTPLGVVVAQWFIAAPYAIKSFMQAFNGVDRRMENVARTLGFSPAQVFLKVSLPLAKGGIIGGIMMAWARSLGEFGATAMLAGITRMKTETLSVAIFLNMSIGEIKFAISTAIVMLSLASLLLVVVKIAVHNEEKV